The sequence atgggcACGAAGTACATATATTTTCATAAATGGTACTGTATTTAAGGTGGTCGCTGTAGGCCCTTGATACCGGAGATGGTGTAGCATAACCGTCtcttaatcatcatcatcatcctaaCGGCAGGCAAAACCAATGGTGCAGGATTGAGTCCAGTAGTAGTAGTACAGTACAGCCCCAAACGTGAGCATCTTTCCAAGCCTTGCGCAGTACTACTGAAAATGCCATGTTTAGCTCGCACAAACCGAACCTCAATCAATCAATCATCTCCTTCTCTCTCTAAAACCTTTGGTAAATATTAGCAGCACATTCTTTCTTTAAAAGCACATTAATTAGTACTAGTACCTTATTTAAAATCGCACCGTCTTTTAATTTTTGTCAATGTCACAACCAGAACCCCTTTTAAGTTTTCCACAGAGTCACAAATCATGGTCAGAACTCAGAAAGCAGGGCATTAACCTAACCACCCCCACTACCACCTACTAACCAAAAGGCAGAGGCAGAGATTATGGGTGATTATTCCCAAATGCAGTGGATGCCCCTCTGCTTTTGGGTGGTGGTTTGCTTGGAATGTGGGTGAACCGGAGATGCAAACCAGACCTAACCTAACCAGGCAGAAGGGAACAGGCGACGGATGCATCATACGCATGTAATGTAACTTCCACGGCAATCAATCCTGGGTGTGCTGTGTGCTCTCACCACCGCCTGAAAGCGTCCGTCCACCGCGGCCGCACCTCTGCTCCCCGGACGGACGAGACGCCCCACCTCACTCGCCTCTCTCACTGACCCATTCCTCAAGAAAGCCGGGGGAAAGgagggggaggaaaacgagaggcctTGCCGCCTGGGCGCTCTCACGCACCTACTCGACGGAAAGAAAGAGCACCGCGGGCGGCATTGTGGTTTTCAGGCGCCGCACCTAACCTTCTTTCTTTCCCCGGCCGGTGGCTTGTTTCATGGTGCGGCGCGGGGCAGGGCGGGTGGGTGTGCTGTTTGGTGGCGGACAGGTGAGGTGAGGGATGGCCGCCGGCGCCAGGGTGCCTGACCTCGGCTCCGACTTCGCCCAGAAGATGCTGCACGACCTCCGCCGACGCCGCGAGAGGCTCGGCTTCTCGGGCTCGCCGTCGGCCGCCGCCGCTGCGTCTCGGGGTACGTCATGTTTTGCCGTCGGTGTTTGCTTTGCACTCTCTTCTTGCTTAGAGGTTAGAATGTCATGTGTGCATGTGATGAGCTGATGATGCCAAAGACACTCTAGATAGAATTCATCTTTAGATGCGAGTTCAGACCCGATGTTGCTGTGTGATCACTGAACTTGCTCTGTCTGTTCTGTTGCAGACGCTGGCTCGAATTCGCAGAACCCAGTTCGAGGCCAGAAGCCACggcaagcagcagcagcaccaccatCGGCGACACACAGATCAGTGAGTGATGCATGTTCCGAACCATGGCACGCCAGTTCTAAAATCTTCTAGCCTCTCAGTTAAAATTTTATCTCCGTTGCactcgcagcagcagcagcaacaacccaGCACCAGCAATGCCGTGGCCAGCGCGGCCAAGCCACGGCGGGGGCGCcctatcgccgccgccgccgccgacgcgcgCGCCATCGTGCCGTTCCAGgtaggaggcgcgggcggcggcaagACGGAGCATGCCGTCGTCGCGAGCGGCGTCGACGTGCAGATGGCCGCGCTGGCCCTCGCGCTCAGCGACGGGGGGAAGCTGCGGAACATGGAGGTCGTGGCGCGCAACGGCTCCGTCTTCTTCCGCCAGCTGGACACGGCCCGtctgggcggtggcggcggctacctcctgccgccgccgccgccttccggaGGAGGTACAGGCGCGCGCGCCGGCGAGGTGGCGATCGGGGTGCAGGACCTGAACGACATGCTCATGGCGGCCTACTCCTCGGGCGGGAGGAGGAGGCCCGACGACGAGGCCCGGAAGAAGCTCTTCAGAGGGTccatggacatggaggaggcgcTGAGCATGCTGGTCATGCTCCAGGACGCCTCCCGGTACATGGAAGGGTCGGGGAGCGGGCTCAAGGGCAAGGAGAACCGCAAGGGCTCGCCGGCGACGCGTTCCGCGAGGATCGAGGAGATCGTCGACGAAGATTCAGATGCTGAGCACGCCAAAAATGCTTCTATGCAGATGGTTGTTCACAACAAGTTTCAGAGTCATCAGACTGATCAGAGTACAGGCAGAAGCTCAGTCATGGAGTCTGGTCCAAGCATTTCCAACATCAAGAGTGCTTCTGAAGGTGAAAAGGATGGCTCAAAGGTGAGGATGCCGAGCGTGATCGCCAAGCTGATGGGGCTGGAGAATCTGCCGTCGTCGACAACGACGGCCGCCGCGGAGCGCAAGGGGACGGAGAGGTTTGTGAAACCTGGAGCCGCGGTGCCAAGGATGGAGGTCAGAGGAAACGCCATGGACCGCAAATTGCCGATACGGATCATCGCTTCAGAGAAGGGTCAGCACAAGATTGTGTTGGCAGGGGAGTGGAAGAACGGCCTGACAAACTTTGGAGAGTCTGAAATAGGTGCTGCTGCACTGTCAAACAGTTCATCACACCCTGCACCTGGTAATAATAGCAGGCAAGGAAGGCTAACCATGAGAGAAGTGCTGAGAAAGATGGTGGCAGCAGAGAGAGGAGCCGATGAAAAACAGGTAGCTGATGAGAGGATCATCCATGAGGACAAGACGGCTGCCGAAGAAATCAAACTGCAGAACTCTGTCAGCGTAGGATGCCGCGCCGACTCCGGTAAGAGGATGGATTTTCTGAAAAGATTCAGGAAGAATTCAGACAACAGGCCTGTCAAGGAGGAGAAGCACACTGCTCAGGTGAAGAGTGCAGAAGTTGGGAAGAAGCAGGCCACCGGCATGAGACGGTTGCTGGGGAGAGACGGCGAGGGGAAATcgaggagggcgagggagaaggTTAACAAGGAGAACCTTGCCAGTGCAGAAACCAAGGCTGCAGGAAAGAATGGGAAGACAGATCAGGTCAAACATCAAGCACAAAGTAAGCATGTAGACAGACAAAGCAAGCTGAGGAAACCGCAGAATCGTCGGGAAATGCAGAGCGAAACGCCGAGCCGGAAGTTGGAAAACAAGAAGTCACTGATGCCAGAAGCAGGGCACATGAAAAAGAAGCCTGAGTATACTGTAGTGACACAACAGGAGAATGAAGAACGTGCAAAAGAACATGTCAGTTTTAGCAAACCAGCAGATAGCACACATGGCGAAGGCGGTTTGTCGGAACCATTGGCAATAGTAGTGAGAGGCAACAGCACAACCGGAGCAGCTTCCTTGGACCAACCATTACAGAAAATAACTCAAGGATCTAGTGAGAAAGCAACTGAAACACCGAGGGAACCGCAGAATCGTCGGGAAACGCATAGCAAAGCACCAAACTGGAAGTTGGAAAACAAGAAGGCACTGTTGTCAGAAGCAGGGCATATGAGAAAGAAGCTCGAGTGCACTGTAGTGGCACAACAGGAGAATGAGGTAGATGCAAAAATAAATGATACTATCAGTTCTAACAAACCAGCAGATAGCACACATGTCGAAGGCGGTTTGTCGAAACCATTGACAATGGTAGTGAGAGACAGCACCACAGCTGAAGCAATTCCTCTGGACCAACCTTTGCAGAAAATAACTGAAGGAATCAGTGATCCTACAATTCCTGCAGAGACTGTTGTACATGCAAGTGAGGATTTGAAGTTCTTGGATCAGAGCGCAATTGCTGAGATAAATGTAAGTTTGTCCAACCTAGGCACTCTGCTTAAACTCTCCGTGCACACATTTTATCATCATCTTAATGAAGCGTGGAATTTGTGTAAAATGCAGGATGAAAGGATGAACCACACACCTAGTGAGACTACACAGATACCTGAAATATTTACCGAGGAAGAACGGCAGCAGGAAGaagaacaacaacagcaacaaatgATAGTGAAAGAGCAACTAACTGAGGATTTGAAGTTCTTGGATCAGAGTATGATTCCTGAGACAAATGTAAGTTTGTCCAAACTAGACACCCTGCTTAAACAATCTGCGTGTGTGCTAAATTTTGTTATCATTCTAATGAAGTGTGCAATTTGGTGTAAAATGCAGGATGAATGGATCAACCACACACCTAGTGAGGCCACACAAATACCTGAAACATTTGCCGAGGaagaacagcagcagcaacaacaacaacaggaaCAACAAACGGTAGTGATACCGGAAGCATTtaccaaggaggaagaagagcagcAACAAATGATAGTGAAAGAGCAACTAACTGACGGTACGCATGTTCTTGATGTCCTGTCCTGTAGTAGTAAACTGAAGAAATTTTCACTCTGTTCAGAAAGCCATTGAATGGAACACCATCTGCTTTTATTGCAGGCTCGGATGATCATACCACAACGTCCGTCAGTTCTGAAAATTTGCAGGAGACACATGTTGTTACATGCGATTCTTTGACAGAGAACCAGCTCATgctcatgagactgctggtaaagGATCGGTACTTGCTCGAAACCGCAAAGGCGATCGTCAGAGTAGATGCCCCCGTCAGTTTCATGGACGACGTCGCCGGTGCGCCGAGCTGGTCGGACAAGGGCAACGATCTCCTCTCCGACGTGGCCCGGGAAGTGATCAGAAGGAAAGGCAAACGGAGCGAGGCGATGGAGGAGGTCAGCGTGGCGCGCACCGCCAACCTGAGGCTGCGATACCTCGATGATCTCGTCAGAGAGCTGGACGGCGACGTCGAGAGCCTGGACATGTCCAAGTCCAAGAGAACTCAGCAGCAGGGCGACAACCGCGCGGCCGAGAATCTGCGCAGGATACTTGAGAGTGACATCCAGAATGACCACCCCGACGCCAACTCGACGTGGGATTTCGGGTGGAACCGCGTGTGGGAGCTGCCGTTGGAGAAGGGCGACGTCGTGAGGGATCTGGAGAAGAACATACTGGGCGGCATCATCACCGACGTGGCGAGGGATCTCATCGGAGTATCGGTGCGACATGGCTGTTGTCCCTGCGTGGCTTGAGTGGAGCTGTGGAGAGAAAACTTTTAGAGTGATTGGGGTCACTAGGTTAGGCTAATTTTTTGATCTGTGCCGCGTTTATTCGCTGTGAGGTTTCCCTTTGTTAAGGAAATATGTGTGTTCCGTTCTGTTCCTTTTTTCGACAGGTTGTGGTTTTTTTCTAGTAGTATACTCAAGGAAATGCGCCATTGTTTCAATTCGAGTTTTCCATGCCCTATTAGCATCCTATATTTGCATATCAGGGGGGCATCCCTTATTCAGCATGGAAAGTTGGAAGACCAAGTTCGAATCTGGTGAACCGTCCTTAGGCCAGGCTATTCCATCTGGGATTTTGGTTCGAACAACGTGTGAGAGCTGTCGATCGAGTAGAATGAAGTTGTCATAAATTTGGAGAAGTCGATCGAGTAGAATGAAGTTGTCATAAATTTGGAGAAGACCATATTGGGTGGCATTATCACACGTACGGAGGTGTCACAGATCTATATAGTGGCTGGAACATAAGCAGGCATATTTGTATTAAAACATGGCATAATAAACACACATGTGCTGAATTGTGCAATGTAACTAGCAGCTAGGCCAACGGGAGATGGAGATTCGTTGTGCTGAACCGTGACTTATGAGTACAAAGCATAGCGAATTGACTGTTAgaatatattgtatgtatatacgGTTGTGTATATAAAACCGTATAAACTCTTGGTGTTGCGTGCGTGATCAACTTTGTAATCTGGTAGTTAGGTTTAAGCTTCGATCCTTATCTTGTAGATAGCTAACTTGAGGATCAAGCCTAACCAACTACCGAATCCTGTAAACCCTAGCCTATGGCTATATATAACACGCAACGCGTCCCTGCTAGGCATACGCTTCAAGCCATCTTTCATGGTATTCAGAGCCTATCTTCTCTAAAGCACATCTCTCGTAGCCATGGCATCCTCAAGCTCCATTGTCGCCGCGCCTGCCCTCATCCCCATAGCCGTCCGACTCCATCGCTCCAACTTCCTGGTATGGCGCGCGCAAGCCATGGCAGCTATCCGTGGGGCGCAGCTCGTCTCCTACCTTGATCCAGATCGGGAGCAGCCGGAGCAGAAGCTTCGCGACAAGGACGGCAAGCCCACGGACGTGCCCAACCCTGCATACGACATCGACAAGGCTCGAGATTCTCAGGTGCTGAGTTTCATCTTCAACTCCATCTCAGCTCCTATTATGGTTCAGGTCGCACACTGCGATACAACGGCCAAAGCATGGGCCGCCATCAGGGAGATCTTCATCTCCCAAACTCAGGCGCACGTCGTCAACACCAGAATCGCcctctccaccaccaagaagggcaACTCGACGATGTCCGAATACATTGGGCGCATGAAGGCGCTCGGTGATGAGATGGCATCGGTGGGCAAGCCGCTCACCGACGATGACATGGTGTCCTACATCCTGGCGGGACTCAACTACGACTACGTGTCCTTCGTCTCCACGATCTGCGCTCGCACCCAGCAAATCAAGGTGAGCGAGCTTTACTCGCAGCTGATCAGCTTTGAAAGCAGGTTGGCCATGTTTTAAGGTGGAGGGCAGTCCACCCACTCCTCTGCCAACGCCGTGTCTCGCGGCGGACGCGGTGGATCCAACCGCGGTGGTGGCCGCGGTGGCAACGGTGGCCGCAATGGAGGCGGCGGACGTGgtcgcggcggcggccgcggcaatGGAGGAGGCCACAACGACCTGCCTGAGGTCTTCTGCCAAATCTGCACCAAGCCAAATCACATGGCCATGGAGTCCTATCGTCGTTTTGATGTCTCCTTCAACAAGGAGAAAATTGCAGCAGCCGTCAACACCAACTCCTCCTACGGGGTGGACACGAACTGGTATGTGGACTCAGGTGCAACAGACCACATTACCAGCAAGCTCAACAAGCTCACCGTACGTGACAAGTACAATGGACACGATTAAATAAACGTGCCAAACGACGCAGGTATGAAGATTTCCCATATAGGTCATGCATATGTTCGTACCCCTACTCGTAATCTTCATCTCAAAAATATTCTGCATGTGCCCAAAGCCACTAAAAACTTGATCTCTGCTCATCGTCTAGCCAATGACAATGATGTGTTTATTGAAACTCATCCTCATTTTTTTGTCAAGGACAAGGCAACGAGGAAAACCCTCCTCCAAGACAGGTGTAGAAACGGGCTCTATCCCCTATCATCAGCTCCAATAAGCTCGGGCAGACATGCACTTGGCGCCACCAAGATATCTCCATCAAGGTGGCACGATCGTTTAGGACATCCATCTTCGGCAATAGTTCAACATGTTCTTAGACACAATCAAATTTTCTTTTCTAGCAAAGAGTTGAATAaagagggagtgtgtgatgcttGCCAACAAGGCAAGAGCCATCAACTTCCCTCTCCAAATTCTAGTAGTATTTCAAAAGCTCCTTTAGAGCTAGTTTTCTCTGATGTATGGGGGCCTGCCCGAGATtcaattaataagaaaaattattaTGTAAGTTTCATCGATGATTTCAGCAAATTCACATGGATATATATCCTCAAACATAGATCAGAATTTTTCAAAGTGTTTCATGAGTTTCAAGCACTATTTGAACGACTTTTTGATCGCAAGATTATCACCATGCAAACAGATTGGGGCGGTGAGTATGAGCGCCTCAACTCCTTCTTTCGTCAAGTAGGGATCACACATCACGTATCATGCCCACATGCCCATCAACAGAATGGGTCAGCCGAGAGAAAACATAGGCACATTGTGGACGTGGGTCTCTCACTTTTAGCTCATGCTTCCATGCCCTTAAAATTTTGGGACGAGGCCTTTTTAGCTGCCACCTATCTTATCAATTGTACTCCTAGCAAGGTGATTAATCTTGACACTCCTTTGGAAAAATTGTTTCATGAAAAACCCAACTACCATGCCCTACGCACCTTTGGTTGTGCATGCTGGCCAAATCTCCGACCCTTTCATGCTAAGAAGTTAGAGTTTCGTTCAAAAcaatgtgtttttcttggctatagcaatCTCCATAAAGGGTTCAAGTGTCTCGATATCAAAGAAGGACGTGTCTATATCTCTCGAGATGTTATCTTTGATGAAACTATTTTTCCATTTGCCTCACTAAATCCAAATGCCGGCGTTCCTCTTCGTTCCGAAGTTCTTCTTCTTGCAGAAACTGCTCCATCCGAACCTCTTGATCATGGGGGCGAACAGACAGCTGATCTTTCGGTTAATcttcatagaaatcctgctgtaaATTTTGGTGGAAATCCTATTTTTGGCTATGATTTTATGCAACAGACAGGCGTGGAACACGATGCAGATTCAGGTGCTGCGCCGGATCCAGCCAGCGGCGATCCCGGGGAAGATCCTCCCTCACCTGCCTGTTGCATAAAATCATAGCCAAAAACAGGATATTCGGTTCATTCCCACTaatgatcaagttgcagatggtttCACTAAAGCCTTATCATGGCGCAAGTTAGAAGAGTTCAAGAACAATCTCAACTTGGTGAAGTTACCGTATATACAACTTGAACTCTTCTAACTTGCGCCATGATAAGGCTTTAGTGaaaccatctgcaacttgatcattAGTGGGAATGAACCGAATATCAAGAAGCTTCTTAGCTACCCTTTCTCGCACAAAGTGATAATCTACCTCGATGTGTTTTGTTctagcatgaaacactggatttgcTGATAGATACGTtgcaccaatgttatcacaccacaACCGTGCAACAGGAGAGTGATTAACAGGTAGCTCATTCAACAAGGTTTGAACCCATATCAACTCTGCCGTGGCATTAGCCAAAGcttgtactcagcttctgtacttGATCTTGATACAGTAGCTTGTTTCCGTGCACTCCATGATATAAGATTTGGTCCAAAAAAAACAGCAAAGCCCCCTGTTGATCTTCTATCATCAGTGCAAcctgcccaatcagcatcagagaatgcactcACCAAAGTTGACATTGACCTTGTGACTTTCAACCCTGTACTCATAGTACCTCTTAAATATCTCAAGATTCTTTTTACTGCTGTCCAATGTGCAAAGGTGGGAGCATGCAAGAACTGACATACTTTATTGATAGGAAAAGATATATCAGGTCTTGTAAGTGTTAGATATTGCAAAGCACCTACAACACTTCTATAGTTTGTAGAATCTTCAGCACTTAAAGGCTCTCCTTCTTCCTTAGATAATTTTTCGGAAGTTGAGAGAGGCATATTTGACACTTTGCAATTCATCATACCTGCCCGTTTTAGCACATCTGACACATACTTTTCTTGACTCAAGACTATGCCATCTTTAACCCTTTTTACTTCTATTCCCAAGAAGTAGTGCAAATCACCAAGATCTTTAAGAGCAAAGTCTCTCCttagatcttcaagcaatgctttGGTTGCATCCTGCGATGAGCTtgcaacaataatatcatcaacatatactagcATGAAAATGGTGATTCTGCCTTTTCTGTAGAAGAACAGTCATGTGTCAGCTTTGGATGGCTGAAAACCAAGTCTTTGGAGTTTTACACTCAGCCTAGAATACCATGCTCTAGGTGCTTGTTTGAAATCATATAAAGCCTTATCAAGCTTGCATACATAATGATACTTGTCCTTTACctcatacccaggtggttgtctcatatACACTTCTTCCTCTAGAACGCCATGAAGAAACGCATTCTGCACATCCAATTAATGAAGACTCCAATTGTTTGATACTGCAATGGGTCCACCTGACCCTGAGTGCGCGACAGTTACTCTTGGTGTTGCGTGCGTGATCAACTTTGTAATCTGGTAGTTAGGtttaagggggtgtttggttcagggactttttagtcccagggactagaaaaagtccctaaaaagtccctaggaaccaaacgggagggactttttctacaaggactagaaaaagactctactggagagtcttttttgattagtccctgggactagaaaaagtcctaggacttctaaaccaaacaccccctaagctTCGATCCTTATCTTGTAGATAGCTAACTTGAGGATCAAGCCTAACCAACTACCGAATCCTGTAAACCCTAGCCTATGGCTATATATAACACGCAACGCGTCCCTGCTAGGCATACGCTTCAAGCCATCTTTCATTGACAAATTGTATTTGTCATGCTCCAAGTTGCACTGGCAACGAACGCGAAGAAGATGACCAACGCCAAGATGGTTCACCGAATACTGGTTGGTGCTTCAATTTTCCAGCTGCCATCCTTCTCAAGGCCCGCAGTCCGCCCTTGCAAATGAAGCTAGGATTTCGGATGGTCTAAATGAAGCTATGCGACATGATCGCGGGGCGGCACAATTTCTCTAGGACTCTGGAGAAAGGATTCGAAGATGTTTTTTCTGATGCCACCCATTTCCGTATTTCAGAGAAGTGTGTTGTGCATGGCACACACATGCTGCATCTCGTGCCTACATGGAGTACTTGGCTAACTGTTTATGCTTTTGGGAGAGTTTGACGGTTTCAGCAGTAAGTGACAGAGGTGGAACAGATTAGGTCAGATCGGTCCTGGTGTGGGTTGTGGTAGGCTCTGCTGCTCCGTCAAGTTAGTAAACTAAGGTGAGAACaatcaagaagatggaaaaatCATGCAGCTGAACGACCTCACATAAAGTGGCTTGCATATTGACATGTATATATAGACATAGCAAAATCCAAGTTGGTAGATGAAATAATTTTAATTTATGATCGGTGGTTGAGAAACGTAGCcacaatgatatatatatatatatatatacacatgccACTTTCATTCCTCTCACATAGCATAGCTTTAACTACACTCCGTCTTGGGCATTATCTCGCAATTGCATGACAAGCAACAAGATTTGTTTTTCTACCTCACTCTGTGTGCACAAGTTCATATTTCTGtctttccgcaaaaaaaaaagttcATATTTCTGTCACACAAAATGGATCGAGATCCTCTAAGGTGGCGTTTAGTTTCCTGACTATCCCTGGGTGGGACAGGGATGGCCGGATATTGGAAGGACGCCACTCGTTTGGTATAGCCAAGATGCCAGGATAGGGATATAGCCAGATTTTGGAAGGATGCCACTCGTTTGGTATAGCCAAGATGTCAGGAATATTCCTCCAAAACTTGGTTGACGCGAGCCACGAAATCCTGGGGGatgagagcaactctagcagatccgCTATTTTCTTGTCCTGCAGATTTGATATAAGGGCCGCCTGTATTTTTTTTGGTGTACCCCAGTGAAACAGATCCTATAAACTCATCTTGCATTTACAGGATCTGTTCCGTGCCGAAGGCCTCCATGCCCTATTAACAAATGTGCCATTGTTTCAATTCGAGCTTTCCATGCCCTATTAACACCCTATATTTCATCATGGAAAGTTGGAAGACCAAGTTCGAACCTGGTGAACCGTCCTTAGGCCAGGCTATTCCATCTGGGATTTTGGTTCGAACAACCTGTGAGAGCTGTCGATCGAGTAGAATGAAGTTGTCATAGGTTTGGAGAAGACCATATTGGGTGGCATTATCACGGAGGTGTAACAGATCTATACAGTGGCTGGAACATAAGCAGACACATTTGTATTAAAGCATGGCATAACAAAAACACATGTGATGAATTGTACAAATGTTACTAGCAGCTAGACCAACGGGAGATAGATTCCATCTAAAGCACAGCGAATTATGCTGAATTGTGAGTACAATGCATAGCGAATTGACAAATTGTATTTGTCATGCTCCAAGTTGCACTGGCAATGAACGCGAAGAAGATGACCAATGCCAAGATGGTTCACCGAATACTGGTTggtgcttcaattttccagcaaaTATCCTCCTCAAGGCCGGTAGTCCGTCCTTGCAAATGAAGCTAGGATCCCGGATGGTCCAAATGAAGCTATGCGACATGATTGCGTGTTGGCACAATTTCTCTAGGACTCTGGAGAAAGGAGCCGAAGATGTTTTTTCTGATGCCACCCATTTCCGTATTTCAGAGAAGTGTGCATGGCACACACATATTGCATCTCGTGCCTACATGGAGTAGTACTTGGCTAATTGTTCATGCTTTTGGGAGGGTTTGACAGTTTCAGCAATAAGTAACAGAGGTGGAACAAATTAGGTCAGATCGGTCCTGGTGTGGGTTGTGGTAGGCTCTGCTGCTCCGTCAAATTAATAAACCAAGGTGAGAACAATCAAGCAGATAGAAAAATCTTGTAGCTGAGCGACCTCACATAAAGTGGTTTGCATATTGACATGTATATATAGACACAGCAAAATCCAAGTTGGTAGATGAAATAATTTTAATTCATGATCGGTGGTGGAGCAACGTAGCCACATTGATTTATATACACAATGCCACTTTCATTCCTCTCACTAGCATAGCTTCAACTCCACTCTGTCTTGGGTATCATATCGCAATTGCATGACAAGCAACAAAATTCGTTCTTCTACCTTCTTCTGTGCCCACAAGTTCATATTTCTGTCACACGAAACACTGCATAAATAGCGCTCAGAATATGCTTATAGCGAATCATTCATTGAGAAGGCCTAGAGTGCATGATGCTTGTAACTATTGTTCTGCATTTGAAAACTAGAACTGCTTACAATGGATTCACCGTGTTGAGTTGCATGTTGGTTTAGAAACTAATATTGGACTGTCCACGAGGTGACCAGAAACTAATCTTGGACTCTCCAAAGTAACCTTGTAAACGGTCATAAGGAAAATAACGAAAACGGACCGAGGAGATGGAGGACGTCAACTTGGAATGCACTGCTAAACTCAAAGTGCGATACCTTGATGACCTTGTCAGAGAATTATATGGTGGCATCAGCACAATGGTAAGAACCTCTGGATTTTTAATAATATGGCCATATGCATCGTTCTGACGCAGAGGCCGGGGGATAACCTCctttgcaaaaaaaaattaaaattagcACAATGGTAAAGTAAAATTGACGCGGCTGAAACTTTGCATATAACAATTTCAGAGTGACATTCATAACAACCGCCCGGATGCCGGAGGCCAACTTGCCATCTGACGCATATAACACGTTAGATTGACCCAGAAGTATGGCGCCGATCTAGAAGGACGAAGTCATCATGGATATGGATTTGGAGAAGACCATATTGGGTGACATTATCACGGAGATGCCAAGGGATCTGTATAGTGGCTTGAACATAAGCACACGTTTATTTTACTGATTTAAACACACATGCACATGCGCTCACGTACGCACACGAGCCACGCGAACACTTTCCATTTATATACGTACAGAAACCTCGTACGAATTATATACAGCGAGCACTTACAAAAACTAGTGCAAAATGAATCACTTTAAACTATTTTATCACGGTCAAACCACACAAAGACAACAACCATGGTGAACTGATACCACAATAAGAAATCTGTTGTTGTTGGAAAAAATTGTTAAACCATACTGCAATGTACTTCCTCCGTTTTCATT comes from Triticum aestivum cultivar Chinese Spring chromosome 5B, IWGSC CS RefSeq v2.1, whole genome shotgun sequence and encodes:
- the LOC123113475 gene encoding uncharacterized protein isoform X2, translated to MAAGARVPDLGSDFAQKMLHDLRRRRERLGFSGSPSAAAAASRDAGSNSQNPVRGQKPRQAAAAPPSATHRSQQQQPSTSNAVASAAKPRRGRPIAAAAADARAIVPFQVGGAGGGKTEHAVVASGVDVQMAALALALSDGGKLRNMEVVARNGSVFFRQLDTARLGGGGGYLLPPPPPSGGGTGARAGEVAIGVQDLNDMLMAAYSSGGRRRPDDEARKKLFRGSMDMEEALSMLVMLQDASRYMEGSGSGLKGKENRKGSPATRSARIEEIVDEDSDAEHAKNASMQMVVHNKFQSHQTDQSTGRSSVMESGPSISNIKSASEGEKDGSKVRMPSVIAKLMGLENLPSSTTTAAAERKGTERFVKPGAAVPRMEVRGNAMDRKLPIRIIASEKGQHKIVLAGEWKNGLTNFGESEIGAAALSNSSSHPAPGNNSRQGRLTMREVLRKMVAAERGADEKQVADERIIHEDKTAAEEIKLQNSVSVGCRADSGKRMDFLKRFRKNSDNRPVKEEKHTAQVKSAEVGKKQATGMRRLLGRDGEGKSRRAREKVNKENLASAETKAAGKNGKTDQVKHQAQSKHVDRQSKLRKPQNRREMQSETPSRKLENKKSLMPEAGHMKKKPEYTVVTQQENEERAKEHVSFSKPADSTHGEGGLSEPLAIVVRGNSTTGAASLDQPLQKITQGSSEKATETPREPQNRRETHSKAPNWKLENKKALLSEAGHMRKKLECTVVAQQENEVDAKINDTISSNKPADSTHVEGGLSKPLTMVVRDSTTAEAIPLDQPLQKITEGISDPTIPAETVVHASEDLKFLDQSAIAEINDERMNHTPSETTQIPEIFTEEERQQEEEQQQQQMIVKEQLTEDLKFLDQSMIPETNDEWINHTPSEATQIPETFAEEEQQQQQQQQEQQTVVIPEAFTKEEEEQQQMIVKEQLTDGSDDHTTTSVSSENLQETHVVTCDSLTENQLMLMRLLVKDRYLLETAKAIVRVDAPVSFMDDVAGAPSWSDKGNDLLSDVAREVIRRKGKRSEAMEEVSVARTANLRLRYLDDLVRELDGDVESLDMSKSKRTQQQGDNRAAENLRRILESDIQNDHPDANSTWDFGWNRVWELPLEKGDVVRDLEKNILGGIITDVARDLIGVSVRHGCCPCVA
- the LOC123113475 gene encoding uncharacterized protein isoform X1, with amino-acid sequence MAAGARVPDLGSDFAQKMLHDLRRRRERLGFSGSPSAAAAASRDAGSNSQNPVRGQKPRQAAAAPPSATHRSQQQQQPSTSNAVASAAKPRRGRPIAAAAADARAIVPFQVGGAGGGKTEHAVVASGVDVQMAALALALSDGGKLRNMEVVARNGSVFFRQLDTARLGGGGGYLLPPPPPSGGGTGARAGEVAIGVQDLNDMLMAAYSSGGRRRPDDEARKKLFRGSMDMEEALSMLVMLQDASRYMEGSGSGLKGKENRKGSPATRSARIEEIVDEDSDAEHAKNASMQMVVHNKFQSHQTDQSTGRSSVMESGPSISNIKSASEGEKDGSKVRMPSVIAKLMGLENLPSSTTTAAAERKGTERFVKPGAAVPRMEVRGNAMDRKLPIRIIASEKGQHKIVLAGEWKNGLTNFGESEIGAAALSNSSSHPAPGNNSRQGRLTMREVLRKMVAAERGADEKQVADERIIHEDKTAAEEIKLQNSVSVGCRADSGKRMDFLKRFRKNSDNRPVKEEKHTAQVKSAEVGKKQATGMRRLLGRDGEGKSRRAREKVNKENLASAETKAAGKNGKTDQVKHQAQSKHVDRQSKLRKPQNRREMQSETPSRKLENKKSLMPEAGHMKKKPEYTVVTQQENEERAKEHVSFSKPADSTHGEGGLSEPLAIVVRGNSTTGAASLDQPLQKITQGSSEKATETPREPQNRRETHSKAPNWKLENKKALLSEAGHMRKKLECTVVAQQENEVDAKINDTISSNKPADSTHVEGGLSKPLTMVVRDSTTAEAIPLDQPLQKITEGISDPTIPAETVVHASEDLKFLDQSAIAEINDERMNHTPSETTQIPEIFTEEERQQEEEQQQQQMIVKEQLTEDLKFLDQSMIPETNDEWINHTPSEATQIPETFAEEEQQQQQQQQEQQTVVIPEAFTKEEEEQQQMIVKEQLTDGSDDHTTTSVSSENLQETHVVTCDSLTENQLMLMRLLVKDRYLLETAKAIVRVDAPVSFMDDVAGAPSWSDKGNDLLSDVAREVIRRKGKRSEAMEEVSVARTANLRLRYLDDLVRELDGDVESLDMSKSKRTQQQGDNRAAENLRRILESDIQNDHPDANSTWDFGWNRVWELPLEKGDVVRDLEKNILGGIITDVARDLIGVSVRHGCCPCVA